GATCAGGATGGTCGGCACGTGGGCCGCCGAGCCCCAGCCGTTGGAGAAGCGCTCGCCGAGGCCGCCGTCGCTGAGGCCGAGCTTGGGGTTGCGGTCGTCGATGGCGAAGACCAGCTCGCCGGGGATGTGGCCCTGCTTTTCGAGGGCCTTGTAGATCGCCGGTTTGAAGGTGGCGTTCAGCCAGCCGGAGATGGCCGGCGAGCGGCTGAAGGCGCCGTCCTCGCCGTTGAAGCCGAAGGTGACGTCGTACTGGTAGTCGATGCCGTCGGTGACGTGGACATCGACGTAGAGGTCGGGGCGGTATTTGTTGGCCAGGGCCCGGACGGCGCGCATCTCCGGCTGGTCGAGCTTCATGTAGTCGCGGTTGAGGTTCTGGTTGGTGGCGGTGTTGCGCCAGCCCTGGATGCGGGGACCGCGCTGGTTGGGGCGGCTGTAGGCGCCGGCCCGCTCGTGGCCATCGACCGAGAGGATGGGGATGAGGATCAGGTTGACCTTATCGACCAGGCTGTCCTTGCCATAGAAGGCGATGTCGCGCAGCAGCATCATGCCGGCGTCCTTGCCGTCGATCTCGCCCGGATGGATGCCGGCCTGGACCAGAAGGACGGGCTTCCTCGGATCGAAGGTCGGGCCGTCCTTGCTGACCATCACCGCATAGATCGGCCGGCCCTCCGGCGAGACGCCGAACTGTTCGATGCGGACCAGGTCGCTGGCGGCGTCGAGCTTGTCGAACCAGGCGCGGGTGTCGGCGTAGTCGGGGCTGAAATCGTGCTCGGGGTCCTGTTCGAAGGCGCTGGCCCAGGGGTCGCTGGCGGGGCGGAGCAGGGCTTTGGACTTGCCGTTCCATTCGGGCGCGGGGGGCAGGAAGGGCTGGTCCCAGGGCTTGGCGTTGGGGATGGACGACGGGGACTGGGACATGGCGGGACTCGACAACAGGAACAGGGCCGCGAGGGCGAGGGAGAGCTTGCGCATGGGTGGGGTGTAGGCCGTTTCGGCGAGAGTGTCAGGCGCCGCCAAGCAGGCTCCAGGCCGGGCCGTGCAACAGGCGGACGGCGTCGGTGGCCACGCCCCACAGCTGATAGGCGACCAGCAGGATCATCAGGGTCAGGACGGCACGCCGCTGGGGCAGGAGGGCGGCGGCCAGGGTGGCCAGCATGAAGAAGGCCGTGCGCGCGGCCCCGAACGGCGGCAGGATCTGCGCCAGTTCGCCCGACCGGCTGGCCATCAGCACGATGACGCCAACCATCAGCAGGTTGGCGCCCATCACCCCCAGCAGGACCCAGCGCCGGTGCTCCCAGAAGTGGCTGTCGAGGTTGGCCCGGGCCCCGAGCTGGCGGGGGAAGACCATGCTGGCCGCCATGTAGAAGACCGCCGCGACCACCAGGCCGAGGACGAGCAGGGCGTAGCTGAAGGGGGCGTTGCGGAAGACCAGCCAGGCCTGGACCCAGAAGCTGGCGATATCGATGGCGACGAACAGGCCGAGCAGAGGGGTGAGAAGGCCGAAGGCGACCCTGCGTCGCTCGTGGATCAGTCGCGCGAAGCCGCCGATCAGCTCGGCGACCGAGAAGCCGAGCAGCAGGCCGTAGAAGCTGAAGAAGAACTCGAATGCGCTCATGTCCGCCCCCCGGCGATCTGTCAGATGTGGATCGGCGGCTCGGAGCTCTTGATCCGCAGGTGATTGCCGACGCGACTGTTGCGCCCGGTCAGGAGCTGGTCGATCAGGCCGAGCGGCCGCCAGGCCCAGTAGAGGGCTTCGCCCGGCAGGTTGTCCGGGTAGATGACATACTGCTGCCTGTCGCGGATCCAGGTGCGGGTCTGGGTCTCGCGGAACCCGATGTAGCCGCCGACGTAGGTCAGGGCGGCGACGAGGATCAGGATCAGAGTGCGGCGGGGCAGACGCATCACCAGATCGGCTTTCCGTCGCCGGGCAGGCCGAGCCGGCTCCACATGTCGCTGACCTTGTCGACCACGGCCTGGTCCATCTCGATCTTCACGCCCCATTCGCGATGGGTCTCAGGCGGCAGCTTGTCGGTGGCGTCGAGGCCGATCTTGCTGCCGAGGCCGCTCTCGGGGCTGGCGAAGTCGAGGTAGTCGATGGGGGTGTTCTCGATGACGGTGATGTCGCGGGCCGGGTCCATGCGGGTACTGAGCGCCCACATGACGTCCTTCCAGTCGCGGGCGTTGATGTCGTCGTCCACGATGATCACCCACTTGGTGTACATGAACTGGCGCAGATAGCTCCAGACGCCGAGCATGATGCGCTTGGCGTGGCCGGGGTAGGCCTTCTTCATGCTGACCACGGCGATGCGGTAGCTGCAGCCCTCCGGCGGCAGCCAGAAGTCGACGATCTCCGGGAACTGCTGGCGGATCAGCGGGATGAACACCTCGTTGAGCGCCTCGCCGAGGATGGAGGGCTCGTCCGGCGGCCGGCCGGTGAAGGTGGTGTGGTAGATGGCGTCCTTGCGGTGGGTGATGCAGCTGACCTGGAAGACCGGGAACTTCTCGACCGAATTGTAGTAGCCGGTGTGGTCGCCGTAGGGGCCCTCGTCCTCGAACTCGTCGAGCAGGACATGGCCCTCGATGACGATCTCGGCCTGGGCCGGGACCATCAGCGGCACGGTCTTGGCCGGCACGAGATCGAGCTTTGAGCCGCGTAGGATGCCGGCGAACTGGTATTCGCTGAGGGTGTCGGGCACCGGGGTCACCGCCGCCAGGATGGTGCCCGGGTCGGCCCCGATGACGGCGCAGGCGGGCAGGGGCTCACGCTTGCCGGCCTTCTTGTGGCGGCCGTAGTGCTGGGCTCCGCCGCGGTGGGCCAGCCAGCGCATGATGGCGCGGTCCTTGCCGAGCAGCTGCATGCGGTAGATGCCGAGGTTGTAGTCGTCTTCCTTGCTGTCCGACGGACCCTTGGTGACGACCAGCGGCCAGGTGATCAGCGGCGCCGGCTCGCCAGGCCAGCAGCCCTGGACCGGCAGCTTGTTCAGGTCGATCTGGTCGCCCTTCAGCACCACCTGCTGCACGGGCGCGGTCTTCACCGTGCGCGGCCGCATCGACAGGACCGTGCCGGCCAGCGGCAACAGGTCGAAGGCGTCCTTCAACCCCCGAGGGGGATCCGGCTGGCGCAGGAAGGCCAGGAGTTCGCCGACCTCGCGCAGTTCCGCGCCGGTGGTGCGCGGCTTGCCGCCGAGGGTCACGCCCATGGCCACCCGCTTCACGGTGCCGAACAGGTTGGCGAGGCAGGGCATGTCGGATTTTGTGCCGTCGGCCTTGATGACGTTCTCGAACAACACCGCCGGTCCGCCCGTGGCCAACAGCCGGGTGCAGATCTCGGTCATCTCCAGTTCGGTCGAGACCGGCTCGGTGACGCGCACCAGCTCGCCCGATTTCTCGAGGGCGGCGATGAAGTCGCGGAGCGAGCGATAAGCCATGAACGGGTTCCTTGCTTGGCCTCCGATCTAGCGCTCTTCGCGGACAGGGGAAACGGAGCAGTTCTCCTGAGGCTTTCGTGGCACGCGAACGCCGGCGTTTCGCCGGTCGGCAAGTTCGTGATTGCGATGCATTCTCAGGACAGCTATTTGCGACGCCTTCTCAATTGATGGCGGTGTTCCTCGATGCGCTTTGCTCTTCTGGCTTCGGCCGCCATGGGTCTGGTTTTCGCGGCGGGCGCCGCTTCGGCCCAGGAGGCCCCGGCTGACGAAGTCGATGCCGTGATCATCACCGGCTCGCAGGTGGCCCTGCCCGGCGCCTATGAGGGCGGCCAGGTGGCGCGGGGCGGGCGGGTCGGCCTGTTCGGGGCGCTGGATACGATGGACACGCCCTTCTCGGTCACCGCCTATACCGAGGAGCTGGCCCGCAACCAGCTGGCCGACGGGGTCGGCGACATCCTGCAGAACGATCCGGTGGTGCGGGTCGCCAAGGGCTTCGGCAACTTCCAGGAGCTGTACGTCATCCGCGGCTTCCCGGTGTACTCGGACGACATGACCTACAACGGCGTCTACGGCATCCTGCCGCGCCAGTTCGTGGCCGCCGAGTTCCTCGAACGGGTCGAGGTCTTCCACGGCGCCACCGCCTTCCTGAACGGGGCCGCCCCCGGCGGCAGCGGCGTCGGCGGGGCGTTCAACCTGGTCCCCAAGCGCGCGCCGGATGAAGCCCTCACCCGTCTGACCGCCGGCATCGAGACCGGCGGCGCCCTCTACGGCGCCTTCGACGGGGCCCGCCGCTTCGGACCGGACGGCGACGTCGGCGTCCGCTTCAACCTCGCGGCCCGCGATGGCGAAACCTCGGTGGAAGACCAGGAGCGCAACCTGCTGGTCGGCGCCCTGGGCGTCGATTATCGCGGGATGCGCTTCCGCTTCTCGGCCGACGTTGGCCTGCAAGACAACCGCATCGACGCGCCGCGCCCGAGCGTCACCCCCAACAGCACGATCCCGCGCGCGCCCTCGGCCGACGGCAACTTCGCCCAGCCCTGGACCTACACCGACGAGCGCCAGCTGTTCGGCGTCGCCCGGGCGGAGTTCGATGCGACCGACGACCTGTCGCTGTGGTTCGCCGTCGGCGGCCGTAACGGCCGTGAGCGCAACGTCCTGGCCAACCCCAACGCCAACCCGGACGGCAGCCTGACCGCCTACCGCTTCGACAACGCCCGCGAGGACAACATCCTGTCGGCCGACGCCGGCCTGCGCTGGGAGATCGAGACCGGTCCGGTCGGCCACCGGCTGGTGGCCTCGGTCAGTTCGGTGAACCTGGAATCGGCCAACGCCTACGCCTTCTCCAGCTTCCTCACGCCCTTCGCGTCCGATCTCTACGACCCCGTCGACGTTCCGGCCCCGGCCGCCACCTTCTTCACCGGCGGGGTGCTGAAGAACCCCAAGGTCACCGAGCGGGTCGAGAACCGCAGCTTCGCCGTCGCCGACATGTTGTCGTTCCTGGATGACACCGTGCTGCTCACCCTCGGCGCCCGCTGGCAGGAGATCGACACCACCACCTACGACTACAACACGGGCGCCAGCTTCGGCGGCTACAAGGGCGACACCATCACCCCGGCCGTGGCCGTGGTCTACAAGCCGTCCGACAAGGTTTCGTTCTACGCCAACTATGCCGAGGCCCTGATCCCCGGCCAGATCGCCCCGGCGACCAGCGGCGGCGTGCCGGTGACCAACGCCGGCGAGGTGCTGGACCCCTTCAAGGGCCAGCAAGTCGAGGCCGGGGTGAAGTATGACAGCGGCCGCTTCGGCGGCACGGCCAGCGTCTTCTCGATCACCCTGCCCAGCGCCTATGTGCAGAACAATCGCTTCGACACCAACGGCGAGCAACGCAACCAAGGCATCGAGCTGACCGTCTTCGGCGAGCCGGTCGACGGCGTCCGCATCCTCGGCGGGGCCACCTGGATCGACGCCGAGCTGACCAAGACGCAGGGCGGGACCCTGAACGGCAAGCGCCCGATCGGCGTGCCCGAATGGCAGTTCAACGCCAACCTCGAGTACGACCTGCCGTTCCTGGACGGCCTGACCGTCGATGGCCGCGTGGTCTACACCGGCGAGCAGCCGGCCAACGCCGCCAACACCGTGAACCTGGACAGCTGGACCCGCCTCGATCTCGGGGCCCGCTACCGGGTGACCATCGCCGACAAGCCGGTGACCTTCCGCGCTCGCATCGAGAACCTCACCGATGAGAACTACTGGGCCTCGAGCGGCGGCTACCCGGGCGCCAACTACCTAGTGCTCGGCGGGCCGCGCACGGTCAGCCTGACGGCCTCGGTGGACTTCTAGGCCTTGCTGAAGCCGGCGACGATCAGGGCCTGGTCACTGGTCCACAAGTGGACCAGCCTGATCTGCACCCTGTTCCTGCTGATGCTCTGCGTCACCGGCCTGCCGTTGATCTTCGAACACGAGATCGACGACCTCACCGGCCACGACAATTGGCGGCCCGCCAACCCCGGCGGGCCGCTGATGACCTACGACCAGGTGCTGGAGACGGCGCTGGCCCGCCAGCCCGGTCATGCGCCGATCTTCATGAGCTTCGACACGGACCGGCCGGTGGTCAACGTCACCTCGGGGCCGACGGCTGACGCGCCGGAGGCGAAGATGTTCTTCGCCCCCATCGACCAGACGAGCGGCGACGGCGTGCCGCCGACCCCGGCCGGCGGGGTGATGGACTTCATCCTGCAGCTCCACACCGACATGTTCCTCGGGCTGGCCGGGATGCTGTTCCTGGGCGCGATGGGCTTGCTGTTCACGGCCTCGATCGTCTCGGGGGTCGTGGTCTATGCCCCCTTCATGCGCCGCCTGCGCTTCGGCACGGTGCGGGCCAGCCGCTCGCCGAAGGTCAAGTGGCTGGACTACCACAACGTCCTGGGCGCGGTGACTTTCGCCTGGGTGCTGGTGGTCGGGGTGACCGGGGTGATCAACACGCTGGCCGTGCCGATCACCGACAGCTGGAAGGCGACCGCCCTGAAAGACCTGGCGGCGGCCTACCAGGGCAAGGCCATGACGACCCGCCTCGCCAGCGTCGATGCGGCGGTCCGCACCGCCCAGGCGGCGATGCCCGGCATGCAGGTGCAGTTCGTGGCCTTCCCGGGCAGCGGCTACTCGACCGACCACCACTACGCCGTCTTCCTGCACGGCACGACGCCGCTGACCCAGCACCTGGCCAGGCCCGCCCTGATCGACGCCGAGACCGGCGCCCTGACAGCGGTGCAGGACATGCCCCTGCTGTCCAAGACCCTGTCGCTGTCGCAGCCGCTGCACTTCGGCGACTACGGCGGCCTGCCGCTGAAGGTCCTCTGGGCCATCCTCGACCTCCTCACCATCGTGGTGCTGGGCAGCGGGGTCTATCTCTGGCTGGCGTCCGGGCGGCGCCGGTCGGTGGCCTTCGAGCCCAAGGAGGCGCGGTCTTGAACGGCTTCATGAAGATTTTCGGCTGGCCGATCCTGCTGGCCCTGATCACCCTGGTCGGCCTGCTCGGCGCCCTGGTCGGCGACGGTCCCTGGGACTGGCTGTTCTGGTTCTGCCTGGTCGCGCCGCTGGGTGTTCTGGCCTGGGTGCTGACGCGCCGACGGCTATGACCATGCTCGGCGAACATCGATCTTAGTCGCCGTTCAACCTTTGCCGGGTAAGGGTTCGCGGTCGAGGGGAACACCATGGCCGCCAGCCACATCACTGAACTGCGCATCCTGCGCTGGCGGGACGAGGGACGTCGCGACCGGCTGATCCAGCTCGGCGTCGTCGCCTTTCTGGTCTGGCTGTCAAACCCGTCGGCCTGGACGCTGCCCTGGTTGCTGCTTACCGGCGCCGCGATCTGGATCGACGCGGAGATCGCGGCCCGCCGTCGCCTCGACCTGTCCAATGAGCGGCTCAAGCGGATGGAGGCTGTCGGCCGGGTGGCCGCCGGGACCCTGTTCGGGGCCTGCTCCGTCCTGCTGCTGATGCGCGGTTCGGGCTTCGGCCTCTCGGCCGCGCTCTTCCTGGCCAGCGCCAACACGATCAGCAACGCGGTGATGAACCGCGGCTCGGCGCGGGCGACCACCCTGATGCTGGGACCGTCGGTGCTGATCCTCATGATCCTGCCGTGGATCGCCCTGGCGACCGGCAGCCTGGGCAGTCTCAAGGACGCCCTGCTGATGCTCAGCGGCGGCCTGCTGTTCGCGACCTTCGTCGCCCAGCTGGTCAGCTCGCTCGCCGGCGAGGCTCGCGACTACGAGGCCGCCGTCGACCAGGCCCGGGCGGCGGCGGCGTCCCGCGATGTCTTCCTGGCCAACATGAGCCATGAGATCCGCACCCCCCTGAACGGCGTCGTCGGCGTCGCCCATGCCCTGGAGCAGACGCCGCTCAACCCCAGCCAGCGGGAGATGGTCGGTCTGATCGGCGGCTCGGGCCGGGTGCTGGAGCGGCTGCTGTCGGACGTGCTCGACAGCGCCAAGATCGAGGCCGGCGCCTTCACGCTCGAAAGCCTGGCCTTCGACCTGAGGTCGGAAATCGACGCGGCCGCCCTCCTGATGCGGGATCGGGCCGCCGAGAAGGGGGTCGGCTTCGACCTGGCCGTCTCGCCCTCGGCGGACGGGGTGTTCGTCGGCGATGCTGTGCGCCTGCGCCAGATCGTCGCCAACCTGGCCTCCAACGCGGTCAAGTTCACCGACGCCGGGTCGGTGCGCATCCAGGCCGACGTCATCGACCGGGACAGCGGCCCGCTGCTGATCCTGACCGTCTCCGACGATGGCATCGGCTTCGACGCCGAGGTGGCCGGCCGCCTGTTCCAGCCCTTCACCCAGGCCGACACCAGCATCACCCGCCGCTTCGGCGGCTCGGGCCTTGGCCTCAGCATCTCGCGGGCCCTGGCCGAGACCATGGGCGGGGCGTTGTCGGCGAGCTCGACCCCCGGGGTGGGCAGCACCTTCACCCTGACCGTGCCGTTGGCGCGGGGACAGCTCGAGCCCGCCGCCGAGCGGTCCTTGCCCGTCGAACAACCCGAGCAGGGCCTGCGGGTACTGGTGGCCGAGGATCATCCGACCAACCAGAAGGTCGTCCGCATGTTCCTCGAGCCGCACGGCATCGAGGTGGTGGTCGCCGAGAATGGCCAGATCGCCCTCGACCTGTGGCGGGCCGGCGGCTTCGACGCCGTGCTGATGGACATGCAGATGCCGGTCATGGACGGCGTCGCCGCGGTCGAGCGAATCCGGGCCATCGAGCAGGCCCGGGGACTGGCGCGAACCCCCATCGCCATGCTGACCGCCAACGCCATGGCCGAGCATCGCGCCGCCGCCCTGGCCGCCGGCGCCGATGGCCACATCACCAAGCCGGTGACGCCGGCCAGCCTGCTGGAGGGCCTGATGACGGTGCTCAGCGCCCGTCAGGAAGAGGCCAGGTTAAGCGCCTGAATCTCCGGTCCGGCTGGCCTCCCAGGCCTTCACGGCCGCCTTCTTCGCCACCTTGCGGAACTGCCGGGCCAGGAATCCCCGCGCCTGCTCCGGCTCGAGGCCGGCCAGCCGCGCCAGGACGATGGGGTAGTCCCTGTAGTGGGCCGTGAAATGGAAGGTGGCCGGGTCGGCCTCGATCAGGAACTCGCGCTCGTCGTGATCGACGCAGGAGAGGACGGCGCTGTCGTCGTCCTTGCGCACCCGGGTGAAGAACTTGCCGTCGATCTTGTAGGCGGGCTGGCCGTAGCTGCTGCCGGCCTCGGCGCCGGGGAAGCTGAGGGCGACGGCGTCGAACTCTTCGCGGGTCACGTCGGGTCTCCGTTCACGGGATGCTGGAAACAGAGGCTGTAGCCGTCCGGGTCGCGCAGGTTGAGCTGTCGCATACCGTAGCCGACGGTCCTGGGCGGCTCCTCGGCGATGCCGTGCGCCTGCAGATGGGCATAGATGGCGTCGAGGTCCGTGGCATGGATGAACAGGCCGGTGTCGTCGTGGGCGGCGATGCGGGCGGGATCGGGCGCGGCCGGGCGGTCATGCGCTTCATAGGCGGTGTTGAGCATCAGCCAGGCCTCGCCGTGGCGCAGCAGGCACCAGTCGACCTCGTCGCCCTCGCCGCTGTCCTGGACACGCTCGAAGCCGAGCTTGTCGCGATAGAAGGCCAGGGCCGTCGGCATGTCGAAGACCTGGATCAGTGGACAGAGCGAGCCCAGCGTAAAGGTCATCGGTCGTCTCCCTAGTAGGCCAGCGCGATGCCGTCCTTGCGCATCTCGGTGGCGGCGGCGTAGCGGCCGGGCCAGCGCTGGATGGCCTGATAGCCGCCGAAGCCGCCATCGCTGGCGCCGATCTTCCAGCCGATCTTCTGCAGGCCCTCGCGGGTGACGGCCGGCACGCCGCTCTCCAGCCGCAGGATGCCCTGCACGCCCAGCTGTTCGCCGGTCGGCTCCATGCCGCCCTCGTGGTGCCAGCGCGGCGAGTCGCCGGCGGCGGTGATGTCCAGGTCGAAATCGACCATGTTGGAGATGATCTGCGCCTGGCCCTGCGGCTGCATGTCGCCGCCCATGACCCCGAAGCTCAGCCAGGGCTGGCCGTCCTTGACCGCGAAGCCGGGGATGATGGTCTGGAAGGGCCGCTTGTCGGGCGCATAGACGTTGGGGTGGCCGTCGGTCAGGGCGAACAGCTCGCCCCGGTCCTGGAACATGAAGCCCATGCCGTCCGGCGACAGGCCGGAGCCCATGCCACGGTAGTTGGACTGGATGATCGAGATCATCATCCCGTCCTTGTCGGCGACGGTGAAGTAGGTGGTGTCGCCCTTGCTCGGCGCCTGGCCAGGATAGATGGGGTCGAGGATGCGGTCGGGGCGGATCAGGGCGGCCCGCTGTTTGGCGTAGGCCTTGGAGTTCAGCCACTCGAGCGGGGCCGGCGAGAAGGCCGGGTCGGCGAAGTAGCGGGCGCGGTCCTCATAGGCCAGGCGCTTGGCCTCGACGGCGTGGTGGATGGCGGCGGTGGACTGGAAGCCCATGGCCTTCACATCGAAGTTTTCCAGGATGTTCAGCAGCTGCAGGGTCGAGAGGCCCTGGCTGTTGGGGCTGAGGCCGTAGACATCGACGCCGCGATAGCCGGTGACCAGCGGCGGGGTCCATTCGCTGTGATGGGCGGCCAGATCGGCCTTGGTCATCCAGCCGCCGATGCGCTTGAAATAGGCCTCGATGCGGGACGCGATCTCGCCCTCGTAGAAGGCGCGGGGGCCGCCCCTGGCGATCATCTCGTAAGTATTGGCCAGGGCCGGGTTCCTGAACACCTGACCTTCGACGGGCGTCTTGCCGTCGATGGTCCAGACCTTGAGGAAGTTCTCGACCTCCTCGATCTTCGAGTTCGGATTGGTGAAGCGGCGCTGGCTGGCGGCCAGGTAGAAGGCGACGTTCTGGGTGATCGGCGCGCCTTCGCGGGCGATGGTGATGGCGGGGTCGAACAGGTCCTTCCAGGGCAGCTTGCCATAGCGGCCGTGCAGGTCGCCCCAGGCCGCCACGGCGCCGGGAACGCTGACCGAGACGGCGCCGAACGAGGGAATGGTCCCGGAGGGTCCGGCCCGTTCCCGCACCGTCGCCAGCGACAGCCCCTTGGGCGAGCGGCCCGAGCCGTTGAGGCCGACCACCTTCCTGGTCTTCGGGTCCCAGAGCAGGACGAAGCAGTCGCCGCCGATGCCGCAGGCGATGGGCTCCAGCAGGCCCAGGCAGGCGTTGGCGGCGATGGCCGCATCGACGGCCGAGCCGCCCTTCCTCAGGGTGTCGATGGCCGCCAGGGTCGCCAGCGGATGGGCCGTGGCCGCCGCCCCGTTGACCCCCCAGGCCGTCGAGCGGCTGGCCCAGGTCGCGCCGGCCACCCGGTCGCCTCCGCGCAGGTCCGTGCGGCCGATCTCGGGATTGCCGTCCTTGGGCCGGGGAATCTGCGCCAGTGCCGAGCCGGCGGCGAGACTGGCGGGCAGGGCGGCGAGGAAGGTGCGGCGGCGCATGGGTCACTCCCGAACAACAGGAGGGTGACTATAGGGCGGGTGTTCGGGGATGCGACGCTAAATCCTCCCCCGTTTACGGGGGAGGGGGACCGCGAAGCGGTGGTGGGGGCGAGGGCCGTGCGGAGACGGTGGTGATTTCGAAGAAGGAGAGGGGCCGGTGCACGGCCCTCGCCCCTTCCACCACCGGCTACGCCGGCGGTCCCCCTTCCCCGTGAACGGGGAAGGATGAGGATCTAGCCTTCCGACCAGACCGCCAGTTCGTTGCCGGCCGGGTCGCGGAAGTGGAAGCGGCGGCCGCCGGGGAAGTCGAAGATCGGCAGGGTGATCTCGCCGCCGGCGGCGGTCACCTTCTCGACCATCGCCTCGAGGTCGCCGGCCCAGAGGACGGGCAGGGGCTTTGGCGTCGCGGCGTCGGCATCGAAGCCGCCGTCCAGCCCTTCGTTGAAGGCGGCATAGGACGGGCCGTAGTCGATGAACTGCCAGCCGAAAGCGGCGGCGTAAAAGGTCTTGGTCGCCGGCAGGTCGCCGCCGGGGAGTTCGAGGTAGTCGAGCTTGCCGTCTTCACGCATGGTCGGTTCTCCAGTGTTCCTTATTTGTTCTCATTGGGCGCGCGGAGTCAATACCTCACGGAAACGCCCAGACGCTGGTCCGCTTGACCTCGAAGTCCTCCAGCTCGCGGGTGGTCGGCACCTGGTATTCGGCCAGATGGATCAGACCCTCGCGCGGGAAGTAGGTGCGCATCGGATCGCCGATCAGCACGGTCTTCCCCTCGGCGCGGGCGGCGGTCAGCCAGGCCAGGACGCGGCCAGCCAGAGGCTGTTCGTAGCAGATGTCGCCGGCCAGAATGACCTCCACGTCCGGGACGGGCCCGTCCAGCAGGTCGGCCTCGGTGAAGGCGACCGTCACCCCGTTGGCCTCGGCGTTGAGCGCCACCGCCGGGCCGCAGAAGCCATCGACGTCGCTGCCGATGGCGTCCAGCGCCCCGGCCCGCATGGCGGCGATGGCCACCAGGCCCGAGCCGGTGGCGAAGTCGAGCACGCGTTTGCCGGCCACCACCTCGGGATGGTCGAGGACATAGCGCGCCACCGCCTGGCCGCCGGCCCAGGCGAAGGCCCAGAACGGCGGCGGCAGGCCGATCTCGCTGAGCGCCTCCTCGGTCATCCGCCAGATCGGGGTGACCTCGTCGGCCAGGTGCAGCTGGATCTCCGGGCAGTGCGGCGGCGTCTGCAGACGGGTGTTGCCGAGGATGAAGGCCGCGCGGTCGAGGATCATGGCGGCGACCTTACAGACCGGCGGGGACTCCATAGCATCACAGTCGAGTCAGGCGGTCCGGAACCAGGCCGCGACGCTGAGCCGCTGGCCTGCTTCCAGCGGCGTCACCTCATGAGTGGTCTCGGCGCGGAAGGCGACGGCGTCGCCGGCCGCGCCAGGCGCTTCCTGCTGGCCGGGGTGGAAGAGCAGGGCCCCGCCGGTCCAGTCTTCGGGCGGGCTGAGCAGCAGGCTGAGTGAGACGCGGCGGTGGCGGGTGTCGTCGTGGATCAGCGGCGTGTTGCCGTCCTGGTGGGCGACGAAATAGTCGCCGGGCCCATACCGCAGGATCTGCAGCGGCTCGAGATCGCCCAGCGGGCGGTCGAACAGGGCCTCCAGCCGGGGCCGGACGGCCAGCAGCCGCT
The nucleotide sequence above comes from Caulobacter sp. NIBR1757. Encoded proteins:
- a CDS encoding MmcQ/YjbR family DNA-binding protein, translating into MTREEFDAVALSFPGAEAGSSYGQPAYKIDGKFFTRVRKDDDSAVLSCVDHDEREFLIEADPATFHFTAHYRDYPIVLARLAGLEPEQARGFLARQFRKVAKKAAVKAWEASRTGDSGA
- a CDS encoding VOC family protein: MTFTLGSLCPLIQVFDMPTALAFYRDKLGFERVQDSGEGDEVDWCLLRHGEAWLMLNTAYEAHDRPAAPDPARIAAHDDTGLFIHATDLDAIYAHLQAHGIAEEPPRTVGYGMRQLNLRDPDGYSLCFQHPVNGDPT
- the ggt gene encoding gamma-glutamyltransferase, with translation MRRRTFLAALPASLAAGSALAQIPRPKDGNPEIGRTDLRGGDRVAGATWASRSTAWGVNGAAATAHPLATLAAIDTLRKGGSAVDAAIAANACLGLLEPIACGIGGDCFVLLWDPKTRKVVGLNGSGRSPKGLSLATVRERAGPSGTIPSFGAVSVSVPGAVAAWGDLHGRYGKLPWKDLFDPAITIAREGAPITQNVAFYLAASQRRFTNPNSKIEEVENFLKVWTIDGKTPVEGQVFRNPALANTYEMIARGGPRAFYEGEIASRIEAYFKRIGGWMTKADLAAHHSEWTPPLVTGYRGVDVYGLSPNSQGLSTLQLLNILENFDVKAMGFQSTAAIHHAVEAKRLAYEDRARYFADPAFSPAPLEWLNSKAYAKQRAALIRPDRILDPIYPGQAPSKGDTTYFTVADKDGMMISIIQSNYRGMGSGLSPDGMGFMFQDRGELFALTDGHPNVYAPDKRPFQTIIPGFAVKDGQPWLSFGVMGGDMQPQGQAQIISNMVDFDLDITAAGDSPRWHHEGGMEPTGEQLGVQGILRLESGVPAVTREGLQKIGWKIGASDGGFGGYQAIQRWPGRYAAATEMRKDGIALAY
- a CDS encoding VOC family protein; translation: MREDGKLDYLELPGGDLPATKTFYAAAFGWQFIDYGPSYAAFNEGLDGGFDADAATPKPLPVLWAGDLEAMVEKVTAAGGEITLPIFDFPGGRRFHFRDPAGNELAVWSEG
- a CDS encoding methyltransferase; protein product: MILDRAAFILGNTRLQTPPHCPEIQLHLADEVTPIWRMTEEALSEIGLPPPFWAFAWAGGQAVARYVLDHPEVVAGKRVLDFATGSGLVAIAAMRAGALDAIGSDVDGFCGPAVALNAEANGVTVAFTEADLLDGPVPDVEVILAGDICYEQPLAGRVLAWLTAARAEGKTVLIGDPMRTYFPREGLIHLAEYQVPTTRELEDFEVKRTSVWAFP
- a CDS encoding 2OG-Fe(II) oxygenase — its product is MTDTLFQLLPGLLGPADLAVVRQGLSEADAAASTVSGLADRPVVGLARRSTRLTAPAAIEALLRERLLAVRPRLEALFDRPLGDLEPLQILRYGPGDYFVAHQDGNTPLIHDDTRHRRVSLSLLLSPPEDWTGGALLFHPGQQEAPGAAGDAVAFRAETTHEVTPLEAGQRLSVAAWFRTA